The following proteins are co-located in the Flavobacterium sp. CECT 9288 genome:
- the queA gene encoding tRNA preQ1(34) S-adenosylmethionine ribosyltransferase-isomerase QueA: protein MKLSHFQFDLPKELLAEYPAENRDEARLMVIDRKKQTIEHKMFKDVIDYFDEGDVLILNNTKVFPARLYGNKEKTGARIEVFLLRELNSEQRLWDVLVDPARKIRIGNKLYFGDDDSLVAEVIDNTTSRGRTLRFLYDGSYEEFRNKLTELGETPIPKYISRDVTPEDAERYQTIYAKEEGSVAAPTAGLHFSKHLLKKLEIKGINFAEVTLHVGLGTFNPVEVEDLSKHKMDSEELKITQGACDIVNAAKAKRKRICCVGTTSMRAVESSVSSQNTLNPFDGWTNKFVFPPHDFAIPTCMITNFHTPKSTLLMMISAFCGHDLMKRAYAEAIEEKYKFYSYGDAMLIL, encoded by the coding sequence ATGAAATTATCACATTTTCAATTCGATTTACCAAAAGAACTTCTTGCAGAATATCCTGCCGAAAACAGAGACGAAGCACGTTTAATGGTTATTGACCGTAAAAAACAAACCATAGAACACAAAATGTTCAAAGATGTTATTGATTATTTTGACGAAGGCGATGTCTTAATTTTAAATAATACTAAAGTTTTTCCAGCTCGTTTATACGGAAATAAAGAAAAAACTGGAGCAAGAATTGAAGTGTTTTTATTGAGAGAATTAAACTCTGAGCAAAGACTTTGGGATGTTCTTGTTGATCCAGCGCGTAAAATTAGAATTGGAAACAAACTATATTTTGGTGACGATGACTCTCTAGTTGCTGAGGTTATTGACAATACTACTTCTCGTGGTAGAACCCTACGTTTTTTATATGACGGTTCATACGAGGAATTCCGTAATAAATTAACAGAACTTGGTGAAACTCCAATCCCTAAATACATTTCTAGAGATGTAACTCCAGAGGATGCAGAGCGTTATCAAACTATTTATGCAAAAGAAGAAGGTTCTGTTGCAGCACCTACAGCTGGTTTGCATTTCTCTAAACATTTATTGAAAAAACTAGAAATAAAAGGAATTAATTTTGCTGAGGTTACGCTTCACGTAGGCTTAGGAACTTTTAATCCTGTTGAGGTTGAAGATTTATCGAAACACAAAATGGATTCTGAAGAATTAAAAATTACTCAAGGAGCCTGTGATATCGTAAACGCAGCCAAAGCTAAAAGGAAACGTATATGTTGCGTAGGGACAACTTCTATGCGCGCTGTAGAAAGTTCTGTTTCATCACAAAACACACTTAATCCGTTTGACGGATGGACAAATAAATTTGTTTTTCCACCGCACGATTTTGCTATCCCAACGTGTATGATCACTAATTTTCATACTCCAAAATCAACTTTATTAATGATGATTTCTGCTTTTTGTGGTCACGATTTAATGAAGAGAGCGTATGCTGAAGCAATCGAGGAGAAATATAAATTTTACTCTTACGGTGACGCCATGTTGATTTTATAA
- a CDS encoding DUF3857 domain-containing transglutaminase family protein: protein MKITSLVCLLFIALTFQVSAQKREYVSLIISDSLKENANAVIRLNQIDIAISSQRNMTVKEKRVVTVCNQNGLNAIHAIESYDKRKTVKSIEAVVYDAFGNEIKKIKRKDFKDESASGGGTLFSDGRYLTLDYTPSQYPFTIVYESEIETSNTAFIPSWFLITDFYVSVEKSILNVTFPADLGFRKKEFNFENFKISKEKETDTQLSYVVRNILAQKHEDYTPVSRIFPKVMMGLEHFNLEGVDGSAKNWNEYGKWFSENILKGTDILNEDTKSKIKTLVGAESDPIKKAKIVYKFVQEKSRYVSVQVGIGGFKPMPANDVDRLGYGDCKALSNYTRALLEVVGVPSYYTELYGDSNIRDIEADFFSIQGNHAILCIPNGPENIFLECTSQTDPFGFQANFTDDRDVVVMKPDGGHIIHTKKYQDKDNSQISKGSYSIDANGDFFGKVEIVSRGTQYHQKQGIEKLSAIEKDAHYKNYWSVINNLKIETIDLVNNKDSVQFTENVAFSSSNYTSVIGGKMMMVLNAYNQYSGSVKRIRNRKHPFEIPRGYIDVDEIEVHLPPGFSVDFLPNGFELNTKFGEYKTEIIIKDVSKLIYKRSLFLKKGLYSNKEYEDYRLFMEQISRNDNAKIILTKN from the coding sequence ATGAAAATAACATCGCTTGTTTGTCTTTTATTTATTGCATTAACATTTCAAGTTTCAGCTCAAAAAAGAGAGTATGTTTCCCTCATTATTTCAGATAGCTTAAAAGAAAATGCTAATGCCGTGATTCGCTTAAATCAAATAGACATTGCTATCTCTTCACAACGAAACATGACCGTAAAGGAAAAAAGAGTGGTAACAGTATGTAACCAGAACGGGCTAAATGCAATACATGCAATTGAAAGTTATGATAAAAGAAAAACAGTAAAATCTATTGAAGCAGTTGTATATGATGCTTTTGGTAATGAAATTAAAAAAATAAAACGAAAAGATTTTAAAGATGAAAGCGCCTCTGGTGGAGGTACACTTTTTTCTGATGGCAGGTACTTAACCCTTGATTATACTCCTTCACAATACCCATTTACAATAGTTTATGAAAGTGAAATTGAGACATCAAATACTGCTTTTATTCCTTCCTGGTTTTTGATAACGGATTTTTATGTAAGTGTTGAAAAAAGTATTTTAAACGTAACGTTTCCCGCTGATCTTGGTTTTAGAAAGAAAGAATTTAATTTCGAAAATTTCAAGATCAGTAAAGAGAAAGAGACAGATACTCAACTATCTTATGTAGTCCGAAATATTCTAGCACAAAAACACGAAGACTATACCCCTGTTTCAAGAATATTTCCAAAGGTGATGATGGGGCTGGAACATTTTAATTTAGAAGGCGTTGATGGTAGTGCTAAAAACTGGAATGAGTATGGAAAGTGGTTTTCAGAAAATATTTTAAAAGGAACAGATATTCTTAATGAGGATACTAAGTCCAAAATAAAAACATTAGTAGGTGCTGAATCCGATCCTATTAAAAAGGCTAAAATAGTATATAAATTTGTTCAAGAAAAATCAAGATATGTAAGTGTTCAAGTGGGAATAGGTGGGTTTAAACCAATGCCTGCTAATGATGTAGACCGTTTAGGATATGGAGATTGCAAAGCTCTGTCTAATTATACAAGGGCTTTACTTGAGGTAGTTGGAGTACCGTCTTACTACACTGAACTTTATGGAGATAGCAATATTCGAGACATTGAAGCAGATTTTTTCTCTATTCAAGGCAATCATGCAATTTTGTGTATTCCTAACGGCCCTGAAAATATATTTCTTGAATGTACAAGTCAAACAGATCCTTTTGGTTTTCAAGCTAATTTTACCGATGACAGAGACGTAGTAGTTATGAAACCAGATGGAGGTCATATCATTCATACTAAAAAATATCAAGATAAGGACAACAGTCAGATCTCTAAAGGAAGTTACAGTATTGATGCTAATGGTGATTTTTTCGGTAAAGTAGAAATTGTATCTAGAGGTACACAATACCACCAAAAACAAGGAATTGAAAAGTTGTCAGCTATTGAAAAAGATGCACATTATAAAAATTATTGGAGTGTTATAAATAATTTGAAAATAGAGACAATAGATCTTGTAAACAATAAGGATAGCGTTCAATTTACTGAAAATGTAGCTTTTAGTTCAAGCAATTATACTAGTGTAATTGGTGGCAAAATGATGATGGTGTTAAACGCTTATAATCAATATTCAGGAAGTGTTAAACGGATTAGAAATCGTAAACATCCCTTTGAAATTCCAAGAGGATATATAGATGTAGATGAAATAGAAGTTCATTTACCGCCTGGCTTTTCGGTTGATTTTTTACCAAATGGTTTTGAATTAAATACTAAGTTTGGCGAATATAAAACGGAAATAATAATAAAAGATGTTTCTAAATTGATTTACAAACGCTCTTTGTTCTTGAAAAAAGGTTTGTATTCCAACAAGGAATACGAGGATTACCGATTGTTTATGGAGCAAATTTCCAGAAATGACAATGCTAAAATTATACTAACTAAAAACTAA
- a CDS encoding DUF3857 domain-containing protein, translating into MKFNQLISALFLIAIVLKTNAQEFKLGKVSVAELEEKSHPQDPSAAAAILFKKGDVRFEYSQDKGFEMVTVVKTRVKIYKKEGSDWANQAVQYYLASNVKESVFFSDAVTFNLIGGKIEKTKLKTEGEFDEKINKYWGRKKITMPNVKEGSVIEYEYTIRSPRASELKEWFFQTSIPVNYSEFITYVPEFYVYNPNPKGYIFPKVTVEKSQKSIIISSKERSGIYTTKTTFSQDKIDYQETKTTYLAKNLPAMKEESFVNNIENYTASVTHELAMTKFPNSIPEMYSTDWNSVVKTIYNYDDFGPELNKTGYFEQDLQGVIAGLNAPEDKITAILQFVKATVKWDEYYGYSCNDGVRQAYNKKSGNVAEINLMLTAMLRYAGLTANPVLVSTRSNGIALFPNRTAFNYVIAAVEDGQNLILLDATDAFSAPNILPIRDLNWVGRLIRKDGSSIEVDLMPQQTANDLISMNYSVDEKGEVLGKLRRQRTNHHAMLFRSSFKGTKEDAYLEKFENDNNNIEVSEYIRTNETDIKLPVVETLSFKGGNFSEKVGDAIYIKPLLSFTTSVNPFKQEIREYPVDFAFPLMDKYVVNIQVPDGFKIDSYPKTEVVSMQDGLATFKFLTSATDNSVQISFLYQINASIIGADYYPALKEFFQKMIDKQNEKIVLKKV; encoded by the coding sequence ATGAAATTTAACCAACTTATCAGTGCATTGTTTCTGATTGCAATTGTTTTAAAAACAAATGCTCAGGAATTTAAATTAGGAAAAGTCTCCGTGGCAGAATTGGAGGAAAAGTCACATCCTCAAGATCCTTCCGCAGCTGCGGCTATTTTGTTTAAAAAAGGGGATGTTCGATTTGAATACAGTCAAGATAAAGGTTTTGAGATGGTTACTGTAGTCAAAACACGCGTCAAGATTTATAAAAAAGAAGGTTCCGATTGGGCAAATCAAGCGGTACAATATTATTTAGCAAGTAATGTAAAGGAAAGCGTTTTTTTTTCTGACGCAGTGACGTTTAATTTAATAGGAGGTAAAATAGAGAAAACTAAATTAAAAACTGAGGGTGAATTTGATGAAAAAATTAATAAATATTGGGGCAGAAAGAAGATAACAATGCCTAATGTTAAGGAGGGTTCGGTTATAGAATACGAATATACAATTAGATCGCCACGTGCAAGTGAATTGAAAGAATGGTTCTTTCAAACCAGTATTCCTGTCAATTATTCGGAATTTATAACTTATGTCCCGGAGTTTTACGTTTATAATCCGAATCCAAAAGGCTATATATTTCCTAAGGTTACCGTGGAAAAAAGTCAAAAATCCATAATAATAAGTAGTAAAGAAAGGTCAGGGATTTATACTACGAAAACTACCTTTTCTCAAGATAAAATAGATTATCAGGAAACAAAGACGACTTATTTAGCTAAAAATTTGCCCGCAATGAAAGAAGAGTCTTTTGTGAATAATATTGAAAATTATACGGCAAGTGTTACACATGAATTGGCTATGACTAAATTTCCAAATTCTATTCCTGAAATGTATTCTACAGATTGGAATTCGGTTGTAAAGACGATTTATAATTATGATGATTTTGGACCAGAATTAAATAAAACAGGTTATTTTGAACAAGATTTACAAGGTGTAATAGCGGGTTTAAACGCTCCCGAGGATAAAATCACTGCAATTCTACAATTTGTTAAAGCTACTGTAAAATGGGACGAGTATTATGGGTATTCTTGTAATGATGGTGTAAGGCAGGCTTATAATAAGAAATCAGGTAATGTTGCCGAAATAAACTTAATGTTAACAGCTATGCTGCGATATGCCGGTTTAACTGCAAATCCTGTTTTAGTTAGTACGCGTTCTAATGGGATAGCTCTATTTCCAAATAGAACTGCCTTTAATTATGTTATTGCTGCCGTTGAAGATGGTCAGAACCTAATTCTTTTAGATGCTACAGATGCTTTTTCTGCTCCTAATATATTGCCTATACGCGATTTAAATTGGGTGGGTAGGCTAATTCGAAAAGATGGAAGTTCCATAGAAGTAGATTTGATGCCACAGCAAACAGCAAATGATCTTATTTCTATGAATTATAGTGTCGATGAAAAAGGGGAGGTTTTAGGCAAGTTGAGACGTCAAAGAACAAATCATCATGCAATGTTATTTCGATCTTCATTTAAGGGAACTAAAGAAGATGCTTACTTGGAAAAATTTGAAAATGATAACAATAATATTGAAGTAAGTGAATATATAAGAACAAACGAAACAGATATTAAGTTACCTGTAGTTGAAACACTTTCTTTTAAAGGGGGCAATTTTAGCGAAAAAGTAGGTGATGCCATTTACATTAAACCATTGTTGTCTTTTACCACAAGTGTAAATCCTTTTAAGCAAGAAATTAGAGAATATCCAGTTGATTTTGCTTTTCCACTCATGGATAAATATGTTGTAAATATTCAAGTTCCTGATGGATTTAAGATAGATTCCTATCCTAAAACCGAGGTTGTTTCTATGCAAGATGGACTAGCCACCTTTAAATTTTTAACGAGTGCGACAGACAACTCAGTTCAAATATCATTTTTATACCAGATAAACGCTTCAATAATAGGAGCTGACTACTATCCTGCCTTAAAAGAGTTCTTTCAAAAGATGATAGATAAACAAAACGAAAAAATAGTTTTGAAAAAAGTTTAA
- a CDS encoding bifunctional 3-deoxy-7-phosphoheptulonate synthase/chorismate mutase type II — protein MENKKEMRNWLEAFNLTHPLVIAGPCSAETEDQVLKIAHELKDSDVSVFRAGIWKPRTRPGGFEGVGEIGLKWLKKAKEETGLLMGTEVANAAHVKLALEYDIDVLWIGARTTVNPFAVQEIADALAGTDKIVLVKNPVNPDLSLWLGGVERLYNAGIEKLGVIHRGFSTYEKTKYRNIPEWQIAIELQNKFPDLPLIIDPSHITGDRKMILEVTQEALDLNYDGMIIETHIDPDNAWSDAAQQVTPDALKQIFIDLKVRKIDDVSDDFTQKMKKLRANIDVLDATLLELLGKRMKVADEIGVVKKAANVAVLQNNRWNEILGKMILDGETKGLSEEFVLKLFKAIHQESISHQDKVLNA, from the coding sequence ATGGAAAATAAAAAAGAAATGAGAAACTGGTTGGAAGCATTTAATTTGACCCACCCATTAGTGATAGCAGGGCCATGCAGTGCTGAAACCGAAGACCAAGTATTGAAAATTGCACATGAGTTAAAGGATTCAGATGTAAGTGTTTTTAGAGCAGGAATCTGGAAACCAAGAACGCGTCCGGGAGGATTTGAAGGAGTGGGCGAAATAGGTTTGAAGTGGTTGAAGAAAGCCAAAGAAGAAACAGGTTTGCTAATGGGAACTGAAGTAGCCAATGCTGCTCACGTGAAATTAGCTTTAGAATATGACATTGATGTGCTGTGGATAGGAGCTAGAACAACGGTAAACCCTTTTGCAGTTCAGGAAATTGCTGATGCATTAGCAGGAACAGATAAAATTGTTTTGGTAAAAAATCCTGTAAATCCAGATTTATCTTTGTGGTTAGGTGGAGTAGAACGTTTGTACAATGCAGGAATTGAGAAATTAGGAGTAATTCACAGAGGTTTCTCGACGTATGAGAAAACAAAATACCGCAATATTCCAGAATGGCAAATTGCTATTGAATTGCAAAATAAATTCCCTGATTTGCCATTAATTATAGATCCTTCGCACATTACTGGTGATCGCAAAATGATTTTAGAGGTAACGCAAGAAGCCTTAGATTTGAATTATGACGGAATGATTATTGAAACGCACATTGATCCAGATAATGCTTGGAGTGATGCCGCACAGCAAGTAACACCAGATGCATTGAAACAAATTTTTATTGATTTGAAAGTTCGTAAAATTGATGATGTATCAGATGATTTCACTCAAAAAATGAAAAAACTACGTGCTAACATTGACGTTTTAGATGCCACTTTGCTAGAGCTTTTAGGCAAACGTATGAAAGTAGCTGATGAAATTGGTGTGGTGAAAAAAGCAGCTAACGTAGCTGTTTTGCAAAACAACCGTTGGAACGAAATTTTAGGTAAAATGATTTTAGATGGAGAAACCAAAGGACTTTCAGAAGAATTTGTTTTAAAATTATTCAAGGCCATTCACCAAGAAAGTATCAGCCATCAAGATAAGGTGTTGAATGCTTAA
- a CDS encoding nucleotide pyrophosphohydrolase encodes MNIKNAQLEVDTWIKEHGVRYFNELTNMAQLTEEVGEVARIIARRYGEQSEKESDKNKDLGEELADVVFVVLCLANQTGIDLQAAFDKKMDLKSVRDKDRHKNNEKLK; translated from the coding sequence ATGAACATAAAAAACGCACAACTCGAAGTAGACACATGGATAAAAGAACATGGTGTTCGTTACTTTAACGAATTAACTAATATGGCTCAACTTACCGAAGAAGTAGGTGAAGTAGCCCGAATTATTGCCCGCCGTTACGGGGAACAGTCCGAAAAAGAAAGTGATAAGAACAAAGACCTAGGCGAAGAATTAGCAGATGTGGTGTTTGTAGTGTTGTGTTTAGCCAATCAAACGGGGATCGATTTACAAGCCGCCTTTGATAAAAAAATGGATCTAAAATCTGTTAGAGATAAAGACCGTCACAAAAACAATGAAAAACTAAAATAA
- a CDS encoding prephenate dehydrogenase: MKVFVIGIGLIGGSMVLDIKDLYPNATIYGIDTNEKHLDQAIELGVIDEMATFTDLIHADFVIVSVPVDIALTVVPQVLESIGDQTIVFEVGSTKLPICEAIANHAKRRNFIATHPIAGTEFSGPSAAIKGLFQGKTNIICEVEKTTFKLQERALALFQEMGMRIRYMDPKSHDKHIAYVSHLSHISAFMLGKTVIDKEKHEQDIFDMAGSGFESTVRLAKSSPAMWTPIFKQNRKQVVKTLNEYILNLSKFKELLENEDYEAIYNEMESVNKIKEILNGMKAP, encoded by the coding sequence ATGAAAGTATTTGTAATAGGCATAGGCTTGATAGGTGGTTCGATGGTGTTGGATATTAAAGATTTGTATCCTAATGCCACAATTTATGGGATTGACACCAATGAAAAGCATTTGGATCAGGCAATTGAATTGGGTGTTATTGATGAAATGGCAACATTTACAGATTTAATACATGCTGATTTTGTGATTGTTTCGGTTCCTGTAGATATAGCGCTCACGGTTGTACCACAAGTTTTGGAGTCAATAGGAGACCAAACGATTGTTTTTGAGGTGGGTTCGACAAAATTACCTATTTGTGAAGCTATAGCCAACCACGCCAAAAGGAGAAATTTTATAGCTACGCATCCTATTGCTGGAACGGAGTTTTCGGGACCATCGGCAGCGATAAAAGGGTTGTTTCAAGGCAAAACAAACATTATTTGTGAGGTAGAGAAAACGACTTTTAAATTACAAGAGCGCGCCTTGGCCTTGTTTCAAGAAATGGGAATGCGCATTCGGTACATGGATCCAAAATCACACGATAAACACATTGCGTATGTGTCGCATTTGTCCCACATCAGTGCTTTTATGTTAGGAAAAACAGTCATTGACAAGGAAAAACACGAGCAGGATATTTTTGATATGGCAGGTTCTGGTTTTGAAAGTACCGTGCGTCTCGCTAAAAGTTCGCCAGCGATGTGGACACCCATTTTTAAGCAAAATAGAAAGCAAGTCGTAAAAACTTTGAATGAATATATCTTGAATTTATCTAAATTTAAGGAGCTTTTAGAGAATGAGGATTACGAGGCGATTTACAATGAAATGGAAAGCGTAAATAAGATTAAAGAAATATTGAATGGCATGAAAGCCCCCTAA
- the rsgA gene encoding ribosome small subunit-dependent GTPase A, producing MTGIVYKSTGSWYTVKSEQGDFIECRMKGKFRIKGIKSTNPIAVGDVVDYELEETSDAVTGTIFNIHDRKNYIVRKSVNLSHQMHIIASNIDRVFLLITVNNPPTTFNFIDRFLVTAEAYGIETVLVFNKIDTFDEETLDEQLYMQHVYQQIGYTCLRVSSTEMKGIEELKALMIGKVSMFSGHSGVGKSTLVNAMEPALHLKTKTISDASKQGQHTTTFAEMYDLSFGASIIDTPGIKGFGMVDMEPAEISGYFPEFFKLKEQCKFNNCLHKEEPKCAIKEALDRDEIAWSRYNSYLKILEGDDEHYRTDMYDEDRKASDKTRE from the coding sequence ATGACAGGAATCGTTTATAAATCTACAGGAAGTTGGTACACCGTAAAATCTGAACAAGGAGATTTTATAGAATGCCGTATGAAAGGGAAATTTCGGATTAAGGGAATAAAAAGTACCAATCCCATTGCAGTAGGCGATGTGGTAGATTATGAGCTTGAGGAAACTTCAGATGCAGTTACGGGTACCATTTTTAATATTCATGACAGAAAGAATTACATCGTACGCAAGTCGGTTAATTTATCGCATCAAATGCATATTATCGCGTCAAATATTGATCGTGTTTTTTTATTGATCACTGTGAACAATCCGCCAACAACATTTAACTTTATTGATCGATTTCTTGTAACTGCAGAGGCGTACGGAATAGAAACGGTCTTGGTGTTTAATAAAATTGACACTTTTGATGAGGAAACCTTAGACGAGCAATTGTACATGCAGCATGTGTACCAGCAAATAGGATATACTTGTTTGCGCGTATCCTCAACTGAAATGAAAGGAATTGAGGAATTAAAAGCCTTGATGATTGGTAAAGTTAGTATGTTCTCTGGACACTCCGGCGTGGGGAAATCTACATTGGTAAATGCTATGGAACCTGCGTTGCATTTGAAAACAAAAACTATTTCAGATGCCAGCAAGCAAGGACAGCATACCACAACTTTTGCTGAAATGTATGACTTGTCTTTTGGCGCCAGTATTATAGACACACCCGGAATCAAAGGATTTGGGATGGTAGATATGGAGCCGGCTGAAATTAGTGGTTATTTTCCCGAGTTTTTTAAATTGAAAGAGCAATGCAAGTTCAATAATTGTTTGCACAAAGAAGAGCCTAAGTGCGCCATAAAAGAAGCTTTAGATAGAGATGAAATTGCTTGGTCACGCTACAATAGTTATCTTAAAATTTTAGAAGGTGACGATGAACATTACCGCACCGATATGTACGACGAAGATAGAAAAGCAAGTGATAAAACGAGGGAGTAA
- a CDS encoding 3-phosphoshikimate 1-carboxyvinyltransferase codes for MNLKVTTNSPFTIDDVQLNITGSKSETNRLLLLQALFPTITLNNTSNSDDSEVMQKALKGNAEIVDIHHAGTAMRFLTAYYAVHEGHEVILTGSQRMTERPIQVLVEALQQLGAEITYEKEVGYPPIKISGQKITVSKVSIPANVSSQYISALLLVAPKLENGIEITLVGEITSVPYIKMTLALLHDLEVKTKFEGNVITVYPKKEVAVKSMTVESDWSSASYFFSLVALSSKASITLKSYKQDSLQGDSALVEIYKELGVVTHFNGDQMTLSKQPDFKLSEQINFELNNTPDIAQTIVVTCLGLGIGCHLTGLHTLKIKETDRLEALRIELTKLGATISVTQDSLTLIATKECIPNVAIATYNDHRMAMAFAPLAIKVPIIIENAEVVSKSYPDFWDDLRTIGLQCQDEIAL; via the coding sequence ATGAATTTAAAAGTAACTACGAATTCACCTTTCACGATTGACGATGTACAATTAAACATAACAGGTTCCAAAAGCGAAACGAACCGCCTACTATTGTTGCAGGCTTTGTTTCCTACTATTACGCTCAACAACACCTCTAATTCTGATGATAGCGAGGTGATGCAAAAAGCCTTGAAAGGCAATGCAGAAATAGTTGATATTCATCATGCAGGAACGGCCATGAGATTCTTGACGGCTTATTATGCAGTACATGAAGGTCATGAGGTAATACTGACCGGTTCTCAACGCATGACGGAACGGCCAATACAAGTTTTGGTCGAAGCGCTACAACAGTTAGGAGCCGAAATAACATACGAGAAAGAAGTAGGTTATCCGCCCATCAAAATCAGTGGTCAAAAAATAACGGTCTCAAAAGTGTCTATCCCGGCTAATGTAAGTAGTCAGTATATTTCTGCTTTGTTATTGGTGGCACCAAAACTAGAGAACGGAATCGAAATTACATTGGTAGGTGAAATCACCTCCGTTCCCTACATCAAAATGACATTAGCGTTATTGCATGATTTAGAGGTCAAAACTAAGTTCGAAGGCAATGTAATTACCGTTTATCCTAAGAAAGAAGTAGCTGTAAAGTCTATGACAGTCGAATCTGATTGGAGTTCGGCATCCTATTTCTTCAGTCTAGTAGCACTTTCCAGTAAGGCTTCAATAACCTTAAAAAGTTACAAACAAGATAGTCTTCAAGGTGATTCAGCTTTGGTCGAAATTTACAAAGAACTTGGAGTTGTTACCCATTTTAACGGGGACCAGATGACCTTGAGCAAGCAACCTGATTTTAAGTTGTCAGAACAAATCAATTTCGAATTAAACAACACTCCTGATATAGCTCAAACCATTGTTGTTACCTGTCTTGGTTTAGGAATTGGCTGTCACCTTACGGGGCTTCATACCTTAAAAATTAAAGAAACAGATAGGCTAGAAGCACTGCGAATTGAATTAACAAAATTAGGAGCAACTATTTCAGTAACACAAGATAGTTTAACGCTTATAGCAACAAAGGAATGTATCCCAAATGTAGCTATAGCCACTTATAATGATCACCGCATGGCAATGGCATTTGCTCCGCTTGCCATAAAGGTTCCCATAATTATTGAAAATGCCGAAGTAGTTTCAAAATCATATCCTGATTTTTGGGATGATTTAAGAACCATTGGGTTGCAGTGTCAAGATGAAATAGCCCTCTAA
- the dtd gene encoding D-aminoacyl-tRNA deacylase, whose translation MKVVIQRVSQASVTIENQIVANIQKGLLVLVGIEDADTREDSSWLSSKIVNLRIFGDENDVMNLSIKDISGDLIVVSQFTLHALTKKGNRPSYIKASKPEIAVPLYEQFVAQIEQDLGKKIQTGVFGADMKVQLLNDGPVTIVIDSKNKE comes from the coding sequence ATGAAAGTAGTAATCCAAAGAGTTTCTCAAGCTTCAGTTACAATTGAAAATCAAATTGTAGCCAATATTCAAAAAGGATTGTTGGTCTTGGTTGGTATTGAAGATGCGGATACGCGTGAAGATAGCAGCTGGCTGAGTTCTAAAATCGTCAATCTCCGTATTTTTGGAGATGAAAACGATGTTATGAATCTTTCTATAAAAGATATCAGTGGAGATCTTATTGTGGTCTCTCAATTTACCCTTCATGCCTTGACCAAAAAAGGCAATCGCCCATCCTATATTAAAGCATCAAAGCCAGAAATAGCAGTTCCTCTGTATGAACAATTTGTAGCCCAAATAGAACAAGATCTCGGTAAAAAAATACAAACCGGAGTTTTTGGTGCCGACATGAAGGTACAACTCCTAAATGATGGCCCTGTAACTATTGTAATTGATAGTAAAAATAAAGAGTAA